From a single Paraburkholderia edwinii genomic region:
- a CDS encoding YeeE/YedE family protein, translating into MSDLASTFSRRADIDPGPLGVALLLIVAGALYLAQTVSAVQAALYVVGALLGIALYHAAFGFTSAWRVFIADGRGAGLRAQMLMLAVGVALFFPALASGTLFGHPVTGLVSPAGTSVVVGAFIFGLGMQLGGGCASGTLYTVGGGSTRMIVTLIAFVAGSVVATAHMPFWTALPSLPAISLVKTLGAAPALILNWAFFALIAAATVVIEKRRHGRLVAAHTQPPHTSPWLHGPWPLVAGAIALAVLNFATLALSGRPWGITSAFALWGAKAASAFGVDVAHWAYWTSKPNAAALAAPISHDVTSVMDIGIVIGAMAAAALAGRYAPVWRVPLRSLLAAVVGGLLLGYGARLAYGCNIGAYFSGIVSGSLHGWVWVVAAFFGNVLGTRLRPLFGLEVERVAPTAC; encoded by the coding sequence ATGTCCGATCTTGCTTCCACGTTTTCCCGCCGCGCCGATATCGATCCCGGTCCGCTCGGCGTGGCCTTGCTGTTGATCGTCGCCGGCGCGTTGTATCTCGCGCAGACCGTCAGCGCGGTACAGGCGGCGCTGTATGTAGTCGGCGCGCTGCTCGGCATCGCGTTGTATCACGCCGCGTTCGGCTTTACGTCGGCATGGCGGGTATTTATTGCCGACGGCCGAGGCGCCGGCCTGCGCGCGCAGATGCTGATGCTGGCCGTCGGGGTCGCACTCTTCTTTCCCGCGCTCGCGTCGGGCACGCTGTTCGGCCATCCGGTGACTGGCCTCGTATCGCCGGCGGGCACATCGGTGGTCGTCGGCGCGTTCATATTTGGGCTCGGCATGCAGCTCGGCGGCGGCTGCGCGTCCGGCACGCTTTACACGGTCGGCGGCGGCAGCACGCGGATGATCGTGACGCTAATCGCCTTTGTTGCCGGATCCGTCGTCGCGACCGCGCATATGCCTTTCTGGACCGCGCTGCCATCATTGCCCGCCATCTCGCTCGTCAAGACGCTCGGCGCAGCGCCGGCATTGATCCTGAACTGGGCGTTCTTTGCGCTGATTGCGGCGGCGACCGTCGTGATCGAAAAGCGCAGACATGGCCGGCTGGTTGCAGCTCATACGCAGCCGCCGCACACGTCGCCGTGGCTGCACGGCCCGTGGCCGCTGGTGGCAGGCGCGATCGCACTCGCAGTGCTCAACTTCGCCACGCTCGCGCTATCGGGGCGGCCTTGGGGCATTACATCGGCGTTCGCGCTGTGGGGCGCCAAGGCAGCGTCCGCGTTCGGCGTCGACGTCGCGCACTGGGCGTACTGGACCAGCAAGCCGAACGCCGCCGCGCTTGCCGCGCCGATTTCGCATGACGTGACCTCGGTCATGGATATCGGCATCGTGATCGGCGCGATGGCAGCCGCTGCGCTGGCCGGCCGCTATGCGCCGGTGTGGCGCGTGCCGCTGCGCTCGCTGCTGGCGGCGGTCGTCGGCGGACTGCTGCTCGGATATGGCGCGCGCCTCGCGTACGGCTGCAACATCGGCGCCTATTTCAGCGGCATCGTGTCGGGCAGCTTGCACGGTTGGGTGTGGGTCGTCGCGGCGTTTTTCGGCAACGTGCTTGGCACGCGGTTGCGGCCGCTGTTCGGCCTGGAAGTGGAGCGGGTCGCGCCGACCGCGTGCTAG
- a CDS encoding L-dopachrome tautomerase-related protein: MQITKLARIALACAVVATGIAPALSAEPQGDDGPPLETVKTFDTFKLVGIGVSHEGRIFASAPAAQSGDKLVEVNAQTGAVTPYPDEAWNTPGTDTEHEWAVPQAMWVDKADRLWVLDSGRAVLTAAGQGAKPKLVEFDLGSNKVIRSYGFDGTVAPTDSLNDVRIDLVHGYAYLTNIGKRGSLVVLNLKTGKSRQVLVGDRSTFADPEQHLMINGQPAQTNDGKTVAIHADGIALAPDAKWLYYRPLTDHNYWRVPTSALIDAKLSASQLSHKVQYLGSAELTGGLIMDQHGTLYGGDLEHSTIVALDIDPATHKVKSRLFERAPGKLSWADGFAISQGYMYIADSHLWEVTFKNHLPRSGPFTIFKVKLGG, encoded by the coding sequence GTGCAAATAACGAAGCTTGCGAGAATCGCGCTGGCCTGTGCGGTCGTTGCGACCGGCATTGCGCCGGCTCTATCGGCTGAGCCGCAAGGCGATGACGGGCCGCCGCTCGAAACCGTCAAGACCTTCGATACGTTCAAGCTAGTCGGCATCGGTGTCTCTCACGAGGGCCGCATTTTCGCGAGCGCGCCCGCCGCGCAGTCCGGCGACAAGCTGGTCGAGGTCAATGCACAAACTGGCGCAGTCACGCCGTATCCCGACGAGGCCTGGAACACGCCCGGCACGGACACGGAGCACGAATGGGCGGTCCCGCAAGCGATGTGGGTCGACAAAGCCGATCGTCTCTGGGTGCTCGATTCCGGGCGCGCGGTGCTGACGGCCGCGGGTCAAGGCGCAAAGCCCAAGCTTGTCGAGTTCGATCTGGGCAGCAACAAGGTGATTCGCAGCTATGGCTTCGACGGCACTGTTGCGCCAACCGATTCGCTCAACGATGTGCGCATCGATCTCGTGCATGGCTACGCGTATCTGACCAACATCGGCAAGCGCGGCAGCCTCGTCGTGCTGAATCTCAAAACCGGCAAATCGCGGCAGGTTCTGGTCGGTGACCGCTCGACGTTTGCGGATCCCGAACAGCACCTCATGATCAACGGGCAGCCGGCGCAAACGAACGACGGCAAGACCGTTGCGATTCACGCCGACGGCATCGCGCTTGCACCGGATGCGAAGTGGCTTTACTACCGGCCGCTAACCGATCACAACTACTGGCGAGTGCCGACCAGCGCGTTAATCGATGCAAAGCTCAGCGCGAGCCAACTGTCGCACAAGGTGCAATATCTCGGCTCGGCTGAGCTGACCGGCGGTTTGATCATGGACCAGCACGGAACGCTTTATGGCGGCGATCTCGAACACAGCACCATCGTCGCGCTCGATATCGATCCTGCTACCCACAAGGTTAAATCGAGGCTTTTTGAGCGCGCACCGGGCAAGCTTTCATGGGCGGACGGATTTGCGATTAGCCAGGGCTATATGTACATCGCAGACTCGCACCTTTGGGAGGTGACGTTCAAGAATCATCTGCCGCGTTCAGGACCGTTTACGATCTTTAAGGTCAAGCTCGGCGGATAG
- a CDS encoding aldo/keto reductase — MPAVGFGTLIADSATTQSATRYAIEAGYRHFDCAERYRNEREVGEALKAGLAAGGIAREQIFVTSKLWNTNHRPQRVEPAFAASLERLGLDYLDLYLMHTPFAFQAGDEQDPRDENGDVIYDKGVSLLDTWQAMESLVGLGKCRAIGLSDITLKDLAPLYESARIKPAVIEVEAHPYLPETELLEFCSERNIVFLAFAPLGHGIRPGPLEEPVIMQIAEQVGKTPAQVLLAWAVQRGTAVLTTPKTAARARENFNLSALPADAFDAINRIETRQRFNEVVKTGSGSFLS, encoded by the coding sequence ATGCCAGCTGTCGGATTCGGCACCTTGATTGCCGATTCCGCGACGACGCAAAGCGCTACACGCTATGCGATCGAAGCCGGCTATCGGCACTTCGATTGCGCCGAACGCTATCGAAACGAGCGGGAAGTAGGCGAGGCGTTAAAGGCCGGGCTCGCCGCCGGCGGAATCGCACGCGAACAGATTTTCGTGACGTCCAAGCTATGGAATACCAATCATCGTCCCCAGCGTGTCGAGCCAGCCTTCGCTGCAAGCCTTGAAAGGCTTGGGCTCGACTATCTCGATCTTTACCTCATGCACACGCCGTTCGCGTTTCAAGCAGGCGACGAGCAGGATCCGCGCGATGAAAACGGCGATGTGATCTACGACAAAGGCGTGAGCCTGCTCGATACGTGGCAAGCGATGGAGTCGCTTGTCGGCCTCGGGAAATGCCGGGCCATCGGACTCTCCGACATCACATTGAAAGACCTCGCGCCGCTTTACGAATCAGCGCGAATCAAGCCGGCCGTGATCGAGGTCGAGGCTCATCCTTATCTTCCGGAAACGGAGCTCCTGGAATTTTGCAGTGAGCGAAACATCGTGTTTTTGGCCTTTGCGCCGCTCGGTCACGGCATCAGACCCGGACCGCTCGAAGAGCCGGTCATCATGCAAATTGCAGAGCAGGTCGGAAAGACGCCGGCACAAGTGCTGCTCGCCTGGGCGGTGCAACGTGGCACCGCTGTACTCACCACACCTAAAACCGCGGCCCGCGCGCGCGAGAACTTCAATCTCTCCGCCCTTCCCGCCGACGCCTTCGACGCGATCAATCGAATTGAAACGCGGCAAAGGTTCAACGAAGTCGTGAAGACCGGCAGCGGAAGTTTCCTCTCGTAA
- a CDS encoding MFS transporter → MKMGSRSEEAFVNKRSGWSREFDPKVFFLALGTFAIGTDAYVISGILAAVARDLHIGVNAAGQLISWYSLTYAVAAPVLAAFIGHLKKRNVVVSALILFAAANAVCAISTSFEILIAARVVAGIASSLYTPTAYTLAATLAAPEKKSKSLAVVALGLTSATALGVPIGTVIGQHAGWHGTFWLVVVLSLVALVAIVAARVSSGDGALAPSPGLVARFEPLAHGSTLLALLPAVAIGSAYFCTYTYLGAILGTHGFPERQIAAIFLASGIGGVAGSFAGGQLGVRFKPIVVLVVTFIVLGADAALLAFSLLSFWTAALSLLILSGSGWLFLPVQQARLLAIVEPHHAQVVMALNNSFVYLGSAVGTAIGAEFIRAGAGLPNLHWASAALACVALVTLALSYLRSGQ, encoded by the coding sequence ATGAAGATGGGTTCGCGGTCCGAAGAGGCATTCGTCAACAAGCGGTCTGGCTGGTCGAGAGAGTTCGATCCGAAGGTCTTCTTTCTCGCACTGGGCACATTCGCGATCGGCACCGACGCGTACGTGATATCCGGCATTCTTGCCGCCGTCGCGCGCGATCTTCACATCGGCGTCAATGCAGCCGGCCAGCTGATCAGCTGGTACTCCTTGACCTATGCCGTCGCGGCTCCGGTACTGGCGGCATTTATCGGTCACCTGAAGAAACGGAATGTGGTTGTAAGCGCGCTCATCCTGTTCGCGGCGGCCAATGCCGTGTGCGCAATCTCAACAAGCTTTGAGATTTTGATCGCGGCGCGCGTGGTCGCCGGCATCGCGAGCAGTCTTTATACGCCGACGGCCTATACGCTTGCGGCTACGCTCGCGGCGCCGGAAAAGAAGAGCAAATCGCTTGCGGTCGTCGCTTTAGGCTTGACGTCGGCGACCGCGCTGGGCGTGCCGATCGGCACGGTGATCGGACAGCACGCCGGCTGGCACGGCACATTCTGGCTGGTCGTTGTACTGTCGCTCGTGGCTCTGGTAGCAATCGTCGCCGCACGCGTATCGTCCGGCGACGGAGCGCTCGCGCCTTCTCCCGGACTGGTCGCGCGATTCGAACCGCTCGCGCATGGTTCGACCTTGCTCGCGCTGTTGCCTGCGGTAGCGATCGGCTCAGCATACTTCTGCACCTACACGTACCTCGGCGCGATTCTCGGCACACATGGCTTTCCCGAACGCCAGATCGCGGCAATCTTCCTCGCGTCCGGCATTGGCGGCGTAGCGGGCAGCTTCGCGGGCGGTCAGCTTGGCGTGCGCTTCAAGCCCATCGTCGTGCTTGTCGTGACATTTATCGTGCTTGGCGCCGATGCCGCTTTGCTGGCCTTTTCGTTGCTGTCGTTCTGGACTGCCGCACTATCGCTACTGATTCTGTCCGGCAGCGGCTGGTTGTTTTTGCCCGTGCAACAGGCGCGGCTTCTGGCGATTGTGGAGCCGCATCATGCGCAAGTCGTGATGGCGTTGAACAACTCGTTTGTCTATCTAGGCTCGGCAGTGGGCACGGCGATCGGCGCCGAATTCATCCGTGCCGGAGCCGGTCTGCCGAATCTGCACTGGGCATCGGCGGCGCTTGCCTGCGTCGCGCTCGTGACGCTTGCGCTCAGCTATTTGCGCAGCGGACAGTGA
- a CDS encoding VOC family protein, giving the protein MSNAKTIDMKLEVVVIPVSDVDRAKQFYASLGWRLDVDIAKSDQFRVVHFTPPGSHCSILFGTGVTTEKPGSLQGLHLIVSDVVAAREALVARGADVSEVFHDAGGLFHHAGEEGRVSGLHPERNSYGSFASFSDPDGNGWVFQEVTTRLPGRVDAANIAFTSPQELAAALRRAAAAHGEHEKKTGKHDENWADWYADYLGHESNG; this is encoded by the coding sequence ATGAGCAATGCAAAAACAATCGACATGAAGCTGGAGGTCGTCGTTATTCCCGTATCGGACGTCGACCGCGCGAAGCAGTTCTACGCCAGCCTGGGCTGGAGACTCGACGTCGATATCGCGAAGAGCGATCAGTTTCGTGTGGTGCACTTCACACCGCCCGGTTCACACTGCTCGATCCTGTTCGGCACCGGCGTCACGACAGAGAAACCGGGCTCTCTGCAAGGTCTTCACCTGATCGTCTCGGACGTCGTTGCAGCGCGCGAAGCGCTGGTCGCGCGTGGCGCGGACGTGAGCGAAGTCTTTCACGACGCCGGCGGGCTATTCCACCATGCGGGCGAAGAAGGACGCGTGAGCGGCCTGCATCCCGAGCGCAACAGCTACGGCTCGTTCGCTTCGTTTAGCGATCCCGATGGAAACGGCTGGGTCTTTCAGGAAGTCACGACTCGCCTTCCCGGACGCGTAGACGCAGCAAACATCGCATTCACGTCGCCGCAAGAACTCGCGGCCGCGCTTCGCCGTGCCGCCGCCGCGCATGGCGAGCACGAGAAAAAGACCGGTAAGCATGATGAAAACTGGGCGGACTGGTACGCCGACTATCTCGGGCACGAATCGAACGGATAA
- a CDS encoding porin encodes MLLKMRYLAAGSAMLVAGAAHAQSSVTLFGLIDTGVVYQNNARVTPSSATSPGGSSFSLQSGNVFTSRWGLRGSEDLGGGLSAIFWLENGFNVANGTLKNGGDLFGRQAWVGLHSNQYGTLTLGRQYDFLVDFVAPLSATGSGFGGNLATHVYDNDNLNNDLRLNNSVKFSSATYGGFKAGAMYAFSNEADNFANNGAYSFGASYAYGPFSFGAAYLQINRTANPTLANASGAASTSDGDALTTGGRQQIYGAGAQYKFGKSSVGLVWTHSVTDNITGLLQDGSTSVGALAGTSMKFDNFEVNGRYFLKPDLSLGASYTYTTGQFSGASKGFTSASPHWNQVMAQVDYLFSPRTDVYVEGVYQRVGGGNGNAAFDASVYTLAPSAGNEQVVVAVGMKHRF; translated from the coding sequence ATGTTGCTGAAGATGAGATACCTTGCCGCGGGGTCCGCCATGCTTGTGGCCGGCGCTGCACATGCGCAAAGCAGCGTGACGCTTTTTGGCCTCATCGATACAGGCGTTGTGTATCAGAACAACGCACGCGTCACCCCTTCGAGTGCGACTTCGCCGGGCGGCAGCTCGTTTTCGTTGCAAAGCGGAAACGTGTTTACGTCGCGATGGGGTTTGCGCGGCAGTGAGGATCTCGGCGGAGGGCTGAGCGCGATCTTCTGGCTCGAGAACGGTTTTAACGTAGCCAACGGCACCTTGAAGAACGGCGGAGATCTGTTTGGACGACAGGCATGGGTCGGCCTTCACTCGAATCAGTACGGTACGCTGACGCTCGGCCGGCAATACGACTTCCTCGTCGACTTTGTCGCGCCGTTGAGCGCAACCGGTTCAGGCTTCGGCGGCAACCTGGCCACGCACGTCTACGATAACGACAACCTGAACAACGATCTGCGCCTGAACAATTCGGTCAAGTTCAGCAGCGCAACGTATGGCGGCTTTAAAGCCGGTGCCATGTATGCGTTCTCGAACGAAGCCGATAATTTCGCCAACAACGGCGCATATAGCTTCGGCGCAAGCTACGCGTATGGTCCGTTCAGTTTCGGGGCGGCATATCTGCAGATCAACCGCACGGCCAACCCGACGCTCGCCAATGCATCGGGCGCAGCGAGCACGAGCGATGGTGACGCGTTGACGACCGGCGGTCGTCAGCAAATCTATGGCGCCGGTGCGCAATACAAGTTCGGCAAGTCGTCGGTTGGTCTGGTGTGGACGCACTCAGTGACGGACAACATCACAGGCCTGTTGCAGGACGGCAGCACAAGCGTCGGCGCGCTTGCGGGCACATCGATGAAGTTCGACAACTTTGAAGTCAATGGTCGATATTTCTTGAAGCCTGACCTTAGCCTTGGTGCGTCGTACACGTACACCACGGGTCAATTTAGCGGAGCCTCCAAGGGCTTCACGTCAGCCTCACCGCATTGGAATCAGGTTATGGCGCAAGTCGACTATCTGTTTTCGCCGCGCACCGATGTCTATGTGGAAGGGGTTTATCAGCGAGTCGGCGGTGGGAACGGCAATGCGGCATTCGACGCGAGCGTCTATACGCTTGCCCCATCAGCGGGCAACGAGCAGGTGGTCGTTGCGGTCGGGATGAAGCATCGGTTCTGA
- a CDS encoding CoA-acylating methylmalonate-semialdehyde dehydrogenase: MSEADQDAARVRELSHFIDGQHAKGASGRFGNVFDPAQGRVAARVPFANAADVRAAVAAAKAAFPAWSETPPLKRARMMFRFKQLLDEHIDEIATLITRDHGKLFSDAQGEVLRGIEIVEFACGIPTLLKTDFTDQVSGGMDAWNLRQPLGVAAGVTPFNFPVVVPCWMFAMAAACGNTFVLKPSEQTPSPSIRLAELFIEAGFPKGVFNVVHGHKETVDALIEHPDVVAISSVTSTPVAEYIHRESAKHGKRVQSLGSAKNHLIVMPDADLDLTVNAIIGSAYGSAGERCMATSVVVAVGRIADELLERLVPRVRSLRIGGGLEPDLDMGPLVTAAHRTKVLGYIEVGVAGGAKLVVDGRGLNFPGHEAGFFLGGSLFDDVKPNMRIYREEIFGPVLSVVRVPDLKSAIALVNAHELGNCVSLFTTDGGSARVFSRQIQVGMVGINVPAPVPVAWHSFGGWKRSLFGDHHTYGEEAVRFYTHYKSVMQRWPDSIAKGAEFAMPVAR; encoded by the coding sequence ATGAGCGAAGCAGATCAGGACGCCGCGCGCGTGCGCGAGCTCAGTCATTTTATCGACGGTCAGCACGCCAAAGGTGCGAGCGGCCGGTTCGGCAACGTGTTCGATCCAGCGCAAGGCCGGGTAGCGGCCCGCGTGCCGTTCGCGAATGCAGCCGATGTCCGCGCCGCGGTTGCTGCTGCGAAAGCGGCATTTCCCGCGTGGAGCGAAACGCCGCCGCTCAAGCGCGCACGCATGATGTTCAGGTTCAAGCAACTGCTCGACGAGCATATCGATGAAATCGCCACGCTTATTACGCGCGATCACGGCAAGCTGTTTTCGGACGCGCAGGGTGAGGTGCTGCGCGGCATCGAGATTGTCGAATTTGCGTGCGGCATTCCAACTCTGCTCAAGACCGATTTCACCGATCAGGTCTCCGGCGGCATGGATGCCTGGAATCTGCGCCAGCCGCTCGGCGTGGCCGCCGGCGTCACGCCGTTCAATTTCCCGGTGGTGGTGCCGTGCTGGATGTTCGCGATGGCGGCCGCGTGCGGCAATACGTTTGTGCTCAAGCCGTCGGAGCAGACGCCGTCGCCGTCCATTCGCCTTGCGGAGCTGTTTATCGAGGCCGGTTTTCCCAAGGGCGTGTTCAATGTCGTGCATGGCCATAAGGAAACCGTCGATGCGCTGATCGAGCATCCCGATGTCGTCGCGATTTCGTCGGTCACCTCTACACCGGTGGCCGAATACATCCATCGCGAAAGTGCGAAGCACGGCAAGCGTGTGCAATCGCTGGGCAGTGCAAAGAACCATCTGATCGTCATGCCCGACGCCGATCTCGATCTGACCGTCAACGCGATTATCGGCTCGGCGTATGGCTCGGCCGGCGAGCGCTGCATGGCGACGTCGGTCGTGGTCGCCGTTGGCCGCATTGCCGATGAGCTGCTCGAACGCCTCGTGCCGCGCGTGCGTTCGCTCAGGATCGGCGGCGGCCTGGAGCCCGATCTGGACATGGGGCCGCTTGTCACGGCTGCACATCGCACGAAGGTGCTCGGTTATATCGAGGTGGGCGTTGCCGGAGGCGCGAAGCTCGTTGTCGATGGCCGCGGGCTCAACTTTCCCGGACACGAAGCGGGTTTCTTTCTCGGCGGCTCGCTGTTCGACGACGTGAAGCCCAATATGCGCATCTATCGCGAAGAGATTTTCGGGCCGGTGCTATCGGTGGTTCGCGTGCCCGATCTCAAGAGCGCGATCGCACTCGTGAACGCGCATGAACTGGGGAATTGCGTATCGCTTTTCACAACCGACGGCGGCTCGGCGCGCGTATTCTCGCGGCAGATTCAGGTGGGCATGGTGGGCATCAATGTGCCGGCGCCGGTGCCCGTGGCATGGCATTCGTTCGGGGGATGGAAGCGATCGCTGTTCGGCGATCATCACACCTATGGCGAGGAGGCCGTGCGCTTTTACACGCACTACAAGAGCGTGATGCAGCGTTGGCCCGACAGTATTGCCAAAGGTGCGGAGTTCGCAATGCCCGTGGCCAGGTGA